Proteins found in one Nocardia brasiliensis ATCC 700358 genomic segment:
- a CDS encoding nitroreductase family deazaflavin-dependent oxidoreductase — protein MPMPKWWGHVNKRVFNPRAVAGGKWPVLTHVGRTSGTTYRTPLDAHPVEGGYLFILVYGSGADWVQNILKAGRAGLRIDGRDLQLGTPRLIGAAEAFQALPKEVSRPPKLLRITEFLRMDLVPS, from the coding sequence ATGCCGATGCCGAAATGGTGGGGACACGTGAACAAGCGGGTGTTCAATCCGCGCGCTGTCGCGGGCGGGAAGTGGCCGGTGCTGACCCATGTCGGACGCACCTCGGGCACGACCTACCGCACACCGCTGGACGCCCATCCGGTCGAGGGCGGTTATTTGTTCATCCTGGTCTACGGATCAGGCGCGGACTGGGTGCAGAACATCCTGAAAGCCGGTCGCGCCGGGCTGCGCATCGACGGCCGGGACCTGCAACTCGGAACTCCCCGCTTGATCGGGGCAGCCGAAGCGTTCCAAGCACTGCCGAAGGAGGTGAGCCGCCCGCCGAAACTGCTCCGCATCACCGAATTCCTCCGCATGGACCTGGTGCCGAGCTGA
- a CDS encoding protein-tyrosine-phosphatase — protein MHVLFVCNGNVCRSVIAERVTRALAVEHALPNLTAESAGTRALVGFPVEPLAAQAIEGLGADASDFKARRLKPELVDNADLVLTMTQQIRDQVSEMGFGVAARTFTLLEAHRIAHVTGARSIAELHRARNDLALVGRENIADPVGLSEQAYCEVGDRIAEALVPLILALAPHEQPRPADAELSGLIIEPRLESAPLASFLAAHRR, from the coding sequence ATGCACGTCCTGTTCGTCTGCAACGGCAATGTTTGCCGTTCGGTGATTGCCGAGCGCGTCACCCGCGCTCTCGCCGTCGAACACGCACTGCCGAATTTGACCGCCGAGAGCGCGGGAACCCGTGCGCTGGTGGGCTTTCCGGTCGAACCGCTGGCCGCGCAAGCGATCGAGGGACTGGGCGCGGACGCGAGCGATTTCAAGGCGCGCCGGCTGAAGCCGGAACTGGTGGACAACGCCGATCTGGTCCTCACGATGACCCAGCAGATCCGAGACCAGGTGAGCGAGATGGGCTTCGGGGTGGCCGCCCGCACCTTCACGCTACTGGAGGCGCACCGCATCGCGCACGTGACCGGCGCGCGCTCGATCGCCGAACTGCACCGTGCGCGCAACGATCTCGCCCTGGTCGGCCGGGAGAACATCGCCGACCCGGTCGGCCTGTCCGAGCAGGCCTACTGCGAGGTGGGCGACCGGATCGCCGAAGCACTGGTACCGCTGATCCTCGCTTTGGCTCCGCACGAGCAGCCGCGCCCGGCCGACGCCGAGCTGTCCGGCCTGATCATCGAGCCGCGCCTGGAATCCGCGCCGCTGGCTTCTTTCCTCGCCGCACACCGCCGATAA
- the crcB gene encoding fluoride efflux transporter CrcB: MNWALVVGAAMVGAPVRYLTDRFVQRRHDSLFPWGTLAVNTLGCLILGFLTATVSTDSHLQLLVGTGFCGALTTYSTFSFESVQLARNHARFYAVANIVGSIITGLGAIFLGSALAQAIWG; encoded by the coding sequence ATGAACTGGGCCCTCGTCGTCGGCGCCGCGATGGTCGGGGCGCCGGTGCGCTATCTCACCGACCGGTTCGTGCAGCGCCGGCACGACAGCCTCTTCCCGTGGGGCACGCTCGCGGTCAATACCCTCGGCTGCCTGATCCTCGGCTTCCTCACGGCGACGGTGAGCACCGACTCGCACCTGCAACTGCTGGTCGGCACCGGCTTCTGCGGCGCGCTGACCACCTACTCGACCTTCTCGTTCGAGTCGGTCCAGCTGGCCCGCAATCACGCCCGCTTCTACGCCGTCGCCAACATCGTCGGCAGCATCATCACCGGCTTGGGCGCGATCTTCCTCGGATCCGCACTGGCGCAAGCTATTTGGGGCTGA
- the hspQ gene encoding heat shock protein HspQ translates to MSEAKFGVGDRVRHVSLGRHGIVVEVDLEYTPAHDDNGLTLNPDVRSSPWYLVTIDDEQGAPVDTYLAEGQLTSDS, encoded by the coding sequence ATGTCGGAAGCCAAGTTCGGTGTCGGGGATCGGGTTCGGCACGTCTCCCTGGGCAGGCACGGCATCGTCGTCGAGGTCGACCTCGAATACACGCCCGCGCACGACGACAACGGGCTCACCCTCAACCCGGACGTGCGCTCCAGCCCCTGGTACCTGGTGACGATCGACGACGAACAAGGCGCACCGGTCGACACGTATCTCGCCGAAGGCCAGCTCACCTCCGACAGCTGA
- a CDS encoding branched-chain amino acid ABC transporter substrate-binding protein, with product MAIGAAAALVLTGCSDKSTSTGTDASGTSGASGLKITPVVQVDTNGKEVAKVDPAKAADPAGDGKATCAPTNIAFAGALTGPNAALGINIDMGAKLALDQHNKANPGCQITLKSFDTEGDPQKATQVIPQIVNDKSIVALLGPTFSGETKATGKILSDAGLASLTSSATNATLTANGWTSFFRGLANDDVQGPSVAKYLTGTAGYKKICVVQDNSDYGTGLAKSITEGLGAAADASCASSIKTGDKDFSATVTKIAGANADAVFYAGYYAEGAPLAQQLKSGGFKGVFVAPDGTNDPQFLSQAGSAAKGATLTCPCGPAPEKFEKDYQAFNKQPSGVYSVEAYDLATILTKAIGAGKVTRPDILEYVRSYDGAGLARQYKWSANGELSNALIWIYTVK from the coding sequence TTGGCAATCGGTGCAGCTGCCGCGCTGGTGCTGACCGGTTGTAGTGACAAATCGACCAGCACCGGTACGGATGCGTCCGGTACCAGTGGGGCGTCCGGCCTGAAGATCACGCCGGTCGTTCAGGTGGACACCAACGGCAAAGAGGTCGCGAAGGTCGATCCGGCGAAGGCCGCCGATCCGGCCGGCGACGGCAAGGCGACGTGCGCGCCGACCAACATCGCCTTTGCCGGCGCGTTGACGGGTCCGAACGCTGCTCTCGGGATCAACATCGATATGGGTGCGAAGCTGGCGCTCGATCAGCACAACAAGGCCAACCCGGGCTGCCAGATCACGTTGAAGTCCTTCGACACCGAGGGTGACCCGCAGAAGGCCACGCAGGTGATCCCGCAGATCGTCAACGACAAGTCGATCGTGGCGCTGCTGGGCCCGACGTTCTCCGGTGAGACGAAGGCGACTGGCAAGATCCTCAGCGATGCCGGCTTGGCGTCGCTGACCTCGTCGGCGACCAACGCGACGCTCACGGCCAACGGCTGGACCAGCTTCTTCCGCGGCCTGGCCAATGACGATGTGCAGGGTCCGTCGGTGGCGAAGTACCTGACCGGCACCGCGGGCTACAAGAAGATCTGCGTGGTCCAGGACAACAGCGACTACGGCACCGGTCTGGCCAAGAGCATCACCGAGGGTCTGGGTGCCGCCGCCGACGCGAGCTGCGCGTCCAGCATCAAGACCGGTGACAAGGACTTCTCCGCGACGGTCACCAAGATCGCGGGCGCGAACGCGGACGCGGTCTTCTACGCCGGCTACTACGCCGAGGGTGCGCCGCTGGCTCAGCAGCTGAAGTCGGGTGGCTTCAAGGGTGTCTTCGTGGCGCCGGACGGCACCAACGATCCGCAGTTCCTGTCCCAGGCGGGCAGCGCGGCCAAGGGCGCGACGCTGACCTGCCCGTGTGGTCCGGCTCCGGAGAAGTTCGAGAAGGACTACCAGGCTTTCAACAAGCAGCCCTCGGGTGTCTACTCCGTCGAGGCCTATGACCTGGCCACGATCCTGACCAAGGCGATCGGCGCGGGCAAGGTGACCCGCCCCGACATCTTGGAGTACGTGCGTTCCTATGACGGCGCCGGCCTGGCCCGTCAGTACAAGTGGAGCGCCAACGGCGAGCTGAGCAACGCGCTCATCTGGATCTACACGGTCAAGTAA
- a CDS encoding acyl-CoA thioesterase translates to MSRSLGGTVVDASTAGRSDLDVLLGLLDLEQMDEDVFVGQHPEKVWSRTFGGQLVAQAIIAAGRTVGDRPVHAINAHFVRGGDTKKPIEYRVDRHRDGRAFANRTVTAYQDDQELFVMLAAFQDWNKGLEHGHPLPEVPDPETLPRVEESFQGLEDKLEMFIKAPHPIDMRYTNDPAWILKGTGERLNHNRVWMRTDGQLPDDPLLHVAALGYSSDTTVLDSIITTHGLSWGLDRIVAATVNHSIWFHRPFRFDEWALYATESPVASGSRGLATGRFFSRSGELLATTVQEGLIRHFPARSTTTAG, encoded by the coding sequence ATGAGCAGGTCTCTCGGTGGAACGGTGGTCGACGCGTCGACCGCCGGACGGTCTGATCTCGACGTTTTGCTCGGTCTGCTCGATCTGGAGCAGATGGACGAGGACGTGTTCGTCGGTCAGCACCCGGAGAAGGTGTGGAGCCGCACGTTCGGCGGTCAGCTGGTCGCGCAGGCGATCATCGCGGCCGGCCGCACGGTCGGCGACCGGCCCGTGCACGCGATCAACGCGCATTTCGTGCGCGGTGGCGACACGAAGAAGCCGATCGAGTACCGGGTGGACCGGCACCGGGACGGTCGCGCGTTCGCCAACCGCACCGTCACCGCCTACCAGGACGACCAAGAGCTCTTCGTGATGCTGGCGGCGTTCCAGGACTGGAACAAGGGGCTCGAGCACGGGCACCCGCTGCCGGAGGTGCCCGACCCGGAGACGCTGCCCCGGGTGGAGGAGAGCTTCCAAGGCTTGGAAGACAAGCTGGAGATGTTCATCAAGGCGCCGCATCCGATCGATATGCGCTACACCAACGACCCGGCCTGGATCCTGAAGGGCACGGGGGAGCGGCTCAACCACAACCGGGTGTGGATGCGCACCGACGGGCAACTGCCCGACGATCCGCTGCTGCACGTGGCGGCGCTGGGCTATTCCTCGGACACCACCGTGCTGGATTCGATCATCACCACGCACGGCCTGTCCTGGGGCCTGGACCGGATCGTCGCCGCGACGGTGAATCATTCGATCTGGTTCCACCGGCCGTTCCGGTTCGACGAGTGGGCGCTCTACGCCACCGAATCCCCGGTGGCCTCGGGTTCGCGCGGGCTGGCCACCGGCCGATTCTTCTCCCGCAGCGGCGAGTTGCTCGCCACCACCGTGCAAGAGGGCCTGATCCGGCACTTCCCGGCGCGCTCGACCACCACCGCGGGCTGA
- a CDS encoding ArsR/SmtB family transcription factor: MSEGTDSAEVFKALADPTRRVILDELAERDGQTLFELCGRLTMRHGMSSSRQAISQHLEVLAVAGLVTASREGRYKFHYLNREPLRNLTDRWTKE; encoded by the coding sequence GTGAGCGAAGGTACCGACTCCGCCGAGGTGTTCAAGGCGCTGGCCGATCCCACGCGCCGAGTGATCCTCGACGAGCTCGCCGAGCGCGACGGCCAGACGTTGTTCGAGCTCTGCGGGCGGCTGACGATGCGACACGGGATGTCGTCGAGCAGGCAGGCCATTTCCCAGCATCTGGAGGTGCTCGCGGTCGCCGGGCTGGTGACCGCGAGCCGGGAGGGCCGGTACAAGTTCCACTATCTGAACCGAGAACCGCTGCGAAATCTCACCGATCGCTGGACGAAGGAGTAG
- a CDS encoding TetR/AcrR family transcriptional regulator: MSRPPLPLSRDRVLEAAVQVADRGGVEAITMRRVAQELGVEAMSLYHHVPNKDAILDGVVDTVFAAIDLPDTAQPDWRDALRARAYSARRILSQHRWALGLLDSRRNPGPATLRHHDAVLGVLRNAGFTLPTAAHAVSLIDSYIGGYVLQEANLPATTPGDVETVAGGILDHLPDDLPHLREMIVDHALRPGYDHTAEFTYGLDLILDALEAKRA, from the coding sequence ATGTCCCGACCGCCGCTACCGCTCAGCAGAGACCGCGTCCTCGAGGCCGCGGTCCAGGTGGCCGATCGCGGTGGGGTGGAAGCGATCACCATGCGCCGAGTGGCGCAAGAACTGGGCGTCGAGGCGATGTCGCTCTACCATCACGTGCCCAACAAGGACGCCATCCTCGACGGCGTGGTCGATACCGTCTTCGCCGCGATCGACCTGCCGGACACCGCGCAGCCGGACTGGCGCGACGCCCTCCGCGCTCGCGCATACTCCGCCCGCCGGATCCTGTCGCAACATCGCTGGGCCCTCGGCCTCCTGGACTCCCGGCGCAACCCCGGCCCGGCCACCCTGCGCCACCACGATGCCGTCCTCGGCGTGCTCCGCAACGCCGGATTCACCCTCCCGACGGCCGCGCACGCGGTCTCCCTGATCGACAGCTACATCGGCGGCTACGTCCTCCAGGAAGCGAACCTCCCCGCGACGACCCCCGGCGATGTCGAAACCGTGGCAGGCGGCATCCTCGACCACCTCCCCGACGACCTGCCGCACCTGCGCGAGATGATCGTCGACCACGCCCTGCGCCCCGGCTACGACCACACCGCCGAATTCACCTACGGCCTCGACCTCATCCTCGACGCCCTGGAAGCCAAGCGCGCGTAG
- a CDS encoding phenylacetaldoxime dehydratase family protein: MRVHRTTVDLRDYPDLVVIYLGMRVHKPRGLLRLLGLGPKLYRSHQDRPDGLLLHEDVIWSLFPPHWGARQYWRDLDSLERWTRSDPHREWWHRFLRDSGGAGFWHEAYFMRGGIDAMYDDMARPTGMARFAPVVDSRGRMFSTRGRVYDKPAKVAPVVDEKTLYGNEFD, encoded by the coding sequence ATGCGGGTGCACAGGACGACGGTCGATCTGCGGGACTATCCGGATCTGGTGGTCATCTACCTGGGGATGCGGGTGCACAAGCCACGCGGCCTGCTGCGGCTGCTCGGGCTCGGCCCGAAACTGTATCGCTCGCACCAGGATCGGCCGGACGGGCTGCTGCTGCATGAAGACGTGATCTGGTCGCTGTTCCCGCCGCACTGGGGTGCCCGCCAGTACTGGCGCGATCTGGACAGCCTGGAGCGCTGGACCCGGTCCGACCCGCACCGCGAGTGGTGGCACCGCTTCCTGCGCGACTCCGGCGGCGCGGGGTTCTGGCACGAGGCCTACTTCATGCGCGGCGGCATCGACGCGATGTACGACGATATGGCGCGGCCGACGGGGATGGCGCGGTTCGCGCCGGTGGTCGACTCGCGCGGCCGGATGTTCAGCACCCGCGGCCGGGTGTACGACAAGCCCGCCAAGGTCGCGCCCGTGGTGGACGAGAAGACGCTCTACGGCAACGAATTCGACTAA
- a CDS encoding fluoride efflux transporter FluC, which produces MTTTGTGCTQTDIDPDLFDPAPLRARMSAQAPILAVIALGGALGAALRYGAALIWPTAPGAFPVTTMVVNITGCAAMGVFMVLITEAWTAPPLLRPFVGTGILGGYTTFSTYAADSDHLIQTGSPAVGVAVLVATPVAALVAIWIAAGLTRRFIALGARRVPLDVQVTAPEDAQ; this is translated from the coding sequence ATGACGACAACGGGTACCGGCTGCACGCAGACCGATATCGATCCCGATCTGTTCGATCCCGCGCCGCTGCGCGCCAGGATGAGCGCGCAGGCGCCGATCTTGGCGGTCATCGCGCTCGGCGGTGCGCTCGGCGCCGCCCTACGCTACGGCGCGGCCCTGATCTGGCCGACCGCCCCGGGTGCGTTCCCGGTCACCACGATGGTCGTCAACATCACCGGGTGTGCGGCCATGGGGGTCTTCATGGTGCTGATCACCGAGGCATGGACCGCGCCCCCGCTGCTGCGCCCCTTCGTCGGGACCGGCATCCTCGGCGGCTACACCACGTTCTCCACCTACGCCGCCGACAGTGACCACCTCATCCAAACCGGTAGTCCGGCAGTGGGTGTGGCGGTATTGGTGGCCACGCCGGTGGCGGCCCTCGTCGCGATTTGGATCGCCGCCGGGCTCACTAGACGGTTCATCGCCCTCGGTGCACGGCGTGTCCCGCTCGATGTCCAGGTCACCGCGCCGGAGGACGCGCAATGA
- a CDS encoding VOC family protein, whose amino-acid sequence MRINVTSVWVDDQAKALRFYTEKLGFVKKQDVPVGEYSWLTVVSPQAPDGVELLLEPDAHPAARPFKNALVEDGIPFTSFAVDDIHAEYERLLGLGVRFTQAPLDHGTVTTAVLDDTCGNLIQIAEHKPGA is encoded by the coding sequence ATGCGCATCAACGTCACCAGTGTGTGGGTCGACGATCAGGCCAAAGCACTGCGTTTCTATACCGAGAAACTCGGCTTCGTGAAGAAGCAGGACGTGCCGGTCGGCGAGTACAGCTGGTTGACCGTCGTCTCCCCGCAGGCCCCCGACGGCGTCGAACTACTGCTGGAACCCGACGCCCACCCAGCCGCGCGCCCGTTCAAGAACGCGCTGGTCGAGGACGGCATCCCGTTCACCTCCTTCGCCGTCGACGACATCCACGCCGAATACGAGCGGCTGCTCGGGCTCGGCGTGCGGTTCACTCAAGCGCCGCTGGACCACGGCACCGTCACCACCGCTGTCCTCGACGACACCTGCGGCAACCTCATCCAGATCGCCGAGCACAAGCCCGGCGCCTGA
- a CDS encoding ANTAR domain-containing response regulator — translation MSTAAGGAGTKRDAGAKRVVVAEDEALIRMDLVEMLTEEGYLVVGEAGDGQQAVDLAVEHRPDLVIMDVKMPRRDGIDAAAEIASKRVAPVVILTAFSQRDLVERARDAGAMAYLVKPFTKSDLVPAIELAASRFHEITALEGEVANLSDRLETRKLVERAKGVLMQTQGLSEPQAFKWIQRTAMDRRTTMKAVAEVVLENLAPK, via the coding sequence ATGAGCACAGCAGCAGGGGGCGCAGGCACTAAGCGCGACGCGGGGGCGAAGCGGGTCGTCGTGGCGGAGGATGAGGCGCTCATCCGCATGGACCTGGTCGAGATGCTGACCGAAGAGGGCTATCTGGTGGTCGGTGAGGCGGGTGACGGGCAGCAGGCGGTGGATCTGGCGGTGGAGCACCGGCCGGATCTGGTGATCATGGATGTGAAGATGCCGCGCCGGGACGGTATCGATGCGGCGGCCGAGATCGCGTCGAAACGTGTTGCGCCGGTGGTGATTTTGACGGCGTTCAGTCAGCGGGATCTGGTCGAGCGGGCACGCGACGCGGGGGCGATGGCGTATCTGGTGAAGCCGTTCACGAAGTCGGATCTGGTGCCTGCGATCGAGTTGGCGGCGAGCCGGTTCCATGAGATCACCGCGCTGGAGGGCGAGGTGGCGAATCTGTCGGACCGGTTGGAGACGCGCAAGCTGGTGGAGCGGGCGAAGGGCGTGCTGATGCAGACGCAGGGTTTGTCCGAGCCGCAGGCGTTCAAGTGGATTCAGCGGACCGCGATGGATCGCCGGACGACGATGAAGGCCGTCGCGGAGGTCGTGCTGGAGAACTTGGCTCCGAAGTGA
- a CDS encoding branched-chain amino acid ABC transporter permease: protein MTSTALADAVQLVGGSIDFNYEGVIDDFWRLTVDGLSYGAIYALVAVGYTLVYGVLRLINFAHSEIFMLGLFGQYIGLMLLGFSPSGDVYSQGIILTITYLALAMIFGMAVSGAAAVGLERIAYRPLRRRGAKPLIFLITAIGASFVLQEIVHFVLPKIWPSLGGSNAQKPIMLVEPTKQFSFGGADITNVTIVIIVAAVILAIATELLINQTKFGRGIRAVAQDPDTATLMGVSRERIIMLTFLIGGVLAGAAALLYALKIPNGIIYSGGFILGIKAFSAAVLGGIGNLRGALLGGLLLGLAENYGQILFGTEWRDVVAFVVLIAVLMIRPTGILGESLGKARA from the coding sequence ATGACTTCCACTGCATTAGCCGACGCAGTACAACTCGTCGGCGGCTCGATCGACTTCAACTATGAGGGAGTGATCGACGATTTCTGGCGACTGACCGTCGACGGATTGTCCTACGGTGCTATCTATGCACTGGTTGCTGTGGGCTACACCCTGGTCTACGGCGTACTGCGGCTGATCAATTTTGCCCATTCGGAAATATTCATGCTCGGCTTGTTCGGCCAGTACATCGGGCTGATGTTGCTGGGCTTCTCGCCGAGTGGTGATGTCTATTCACAGGGCATCATCCTCACCATCACCTATCTGGCGCTCGCGATGATCTTCGGCATGGCGGTGTCCGGTGCGGCCGCGGTCGGGCTCGAGCGCATCGCCTATCGGCCGTTGCGCCGGCGCGGCGCCAAACCCCTGATCTTCCTCATCACCGCTATCGGCGCGTCCTTCGTGCTCCAGGAGATCGTGCACTTCGTGCTGCCGAAGATCTGGCCGAGCCTGGGCGGTTCCAACGCGCAGAAGCCGATCATGCTGGTGGAGCCGACGAAGCAGTTCAGTTTCGGCGGCGCGGACATCACCAACGTGACGATCGTGATCATCGTCGCCGCGGTGATCCTGGCGATCGCCACCGAACTGCTGATCAATCAGACCAAGTTCGGCCGCGGCATCCGGGCCGTGGCGCAGGATCCGGATACCGCGACGCTGATGGGTGTTTCGCGGGAACGGATCATCATGCTCACCTTCCTCATCGGCGGTGTGCTCGCCGGTGCGGCGGCGCTGTTGTACGCACTCAAGATTCCGAACGGCATCATCTATTCGGGCGGTTTCATCCTGGGCATCAAGGCGTTCAGCGCCGCGGTGCTCGGCGGCATCGGCAATCTGCGGGGCGCGTTGCTCGGCGGGTTGCTGCTCGGTCTGGCCGAGAACTACGGCCAGATCCTGTTCGGCACGGAATGGCGTGACGTGGTCGCGTTCGTGGTGCTGATCGCGGTGCTGATGATTCGACCGACCGGCATTCTCGGTGAGAGCCTCGGGAAGGCACGCGCATGA